One genomic segment of Salinigranum rubrum includes these proteins:
- a CDS encoding DUF5786 family protein, with product MGFGSYDESEQERQQQDTSDGEDDGVSVHEHDHDGQVSVESDVSTDDLVGRLDEMRDEDDEDDE from the coding sequence ATGGGCTTCGGCAGCTACGACGAATCCGAGCAGGAGCGTCAGCAACAGGACACGAGCGACGGCGAGGACGACGGCGTCAGCGTCCACGAGCACGACCACGACGGCCAGGTCAGCGTCGAGTCCGACGTCTCGACGGACGACCTCGTGGGACGGCTCGACGAGATGCGCGACGAGGACGACGAAGACGACGAGTAA
- a CDS encoding DUF2797 domain-containing protein, with the protein MQVVGYDTVSGTLLVSRGSGSDSRSDAAAEPGGDGSENEVDAVSLDPGTTLSWTLGDRHCAGTVYGRDSRAHVACGEPEAPYCASHRSTWVCARCTGTCLKDEMDCYDDHAVYLAAFSPDSFKVGVTKLWRLETRLREQGADRAAHLYTVSNGRIARELEAEIATELSDFVRVDTKMDGLGERVDEAAWEAVLDGFDVLDRFAFDYGLDLTERPVGETIATGTVRGTKGRILVLDHAGSTYAVDLRDLVGYELREGAVERDLQSSLGAFG; encoded by the coding sequence GTGCAGGTCGTCGGCTACGACACCGTCTCGGGAACGCTCCTCGTGAGCCGTGGCTCCGGCTCCGACTCCCGCTCGGATGCCGCAGCGGAACCGGGTGGGGACGGGTCCGAGAACGAGGTCGACGCCGTCTCGCTCGACCCCGGGACGACGCTCTCGTGGACGCTCGGCGACCGCCACTGCGCCGGAACCGTCTACGGGCGGGACTCGCGCGCCCACGTCGCCTGCGGCGAACCCGAGGCGCCGTACTGCGCCAGCCACCGCTCGACGTGGGTCTGTGCGCGCTGTACCGGGACGTGTCTCAAAGACGAGATGGACTGTTACGACGACCACGCGGTCTACCTCGCCGCCTTCTCCCCCGACTCGTTCAAGGTGGGCGTGACGAAGCTGTGGCGGCTCGAAACCCGACTGAGAGAGCAGGGTGCCGACCGGGCCGCACACCTCTACACCGTCTCGAACGGTCGCATCGCCCGAGAACTCGAAGCGGAGATCGCGACGGAGCTCTCGGACTTCGTCCGCGTCGACACGAAGATGGACGGCCTCGGCGAGCGCGTCGACGAGGCCGCCTGGGAGGCGGTGCTGGACGGGTTCGACGTCCTCGACCGGTTCGCGTTCGACTACGGCCTCGACCTCACCGAACGGCCCGTGGGAGAGACCATCGCGACCGGGACCGTGCGGGGAACGAAAGGGCGAATCCTGGTGCTCGACCACGCCGGCAGCACCTACGCGGTCGACCTCCGCGACCTCGTCGGGTACGAACTCCGCGAGGGAGCGGTCGAGCGCGACCTGCAGTCGAGTCTGGGCGCGTTCGGGTAG
- a CDS encoding NAD-dependent epimerase/dehydratase family protein: MDLSDKRVVVTGGAGLVGSHLAKKLAADNDVVVADDLSKGTRERVPDGVEFVQADMTDPADVSEAITADVDVVFHLAAYTDTNYSDPRRLFEENTEMTYNVLERMDDVGVDHVAFTSSSTVYGEAPMPTPEDYAPLEPISIYGASKLADEGLVSTYGHSYGMTAYVFRFANIVGPKQRGNVIPDFIEKLLRSPETLEILGDGRQEKSYLHVDDCVDAICHVVEHASKPVNTYNLGTRTTTSVNRIADIVADVMDLDPTYEYTGGERGWTGDVPRMRLSIEKVSALGWDPSTPSDQAVRNAAEQLYEELKAEHEQA, translated from the coding sequence ATGGACCTCTCCGACAAACGCGTCGTCGTCACGGGCGGGGCGGGACTCGTGGGCTCACACCTGGCGAAGAAACTCGCCGCGGACAACGACGTCGTCGTCGCGGACGACCTCTCGAAGGGTACCCGAGAGCGCGTCCCCGACGGCGTCGAGTTCGTCCAGGCCGATATGACCGACCCCGCCGACGTTTCCGAGGCGATCACCGCGGACGTCGACGTCGTCTTCCACCTCGCGGCCTACACCGACACGAACTACAGCGACCCGAGACGGCTGTTCGAGGAGAACACCGAGATGACGTACAACGTCCTCGAACGGATGGACGACGTCGGCGTCGACCACGTCGCCTTCACCTCGTCGTCGACGGTGTACGGGGAGGCGCCGATGCCGACGCCGGAGGACTACGCGCCGCTCGAACCCATCTCTATCTACGGCGCATCGAAACTCGCCGACGAGGGCCTCGTCTCGACGTACGGCCACTCGTACGGGATGACCGCGTACGTCTTCCGCTTCGCGAACATCGTCGGCCCGAAGCAACGAGGAAACGTCATCCCCGACTTCATCGAGAAACTGCTCCGGAGTCCGGAAACCCTCGAAATCCTCGGCGACGGCCGCCAGGAGAAGTCGTACCTCCACGTCGACGACTGCGTCGACGCCATCTGCCACGTCGTCGAACACGCCTCGAAACCGGTCAACACGTACAACCTGGGCACCCGCACGACCACCTCGGTGAACCGCATCGCCGACATCGTCGCCGACGTGATGGACCTCGACCCCACCTACGAGTACACCGGCGGCGAGCGCGGCTGGACCGGCGACGTCCCCCGGATGCGCCTCTCTATCGAGAAGGTGTCGGCGCTCGGGTGGGACCCCTCGACGCCCTCGGACCAGGCCGTCCGCAACGCGGCCGAACAGCTGTACGAAGAGCTGAAGGCCGAGCACGAGCAGGCGTGA
- a CDS encoding DICT sensory domain-containing protein: MSSSSPPSFEELLESVDERRRTVTIYAPAVPDALERLFDTRHVCLEHEFLPRGGGEPFLTVVDGDQYVGSLDLPAVYDFGHPKIHEIGSPEFVEAAYRKLTSLLPDTVFSSLDRRQLLATSREIEDRAWRIGDGRLDVGFQALSKLRAQTDVYEALVDRGLDVHLYGAPDWRPHFFDGVTVHTDGDELGEVWFMAYDGDADPGQACGLVAVERSPGSFEGFWTYDPETVARIFASAARFPVSPERELP, encoded by the coding sequence GTGTCGTCGTCATCGCCGCCGTCGTTCGAGGAACTGCTCGAAAGCGTCGACGAGCGCCGCCGAACGGTGACGATATACGCGCCCGCGGTTCCCGACGCCCTCGAACGTCTGTTCGACACGCGGCACGTCTGCCTCGAACACGAGTTCCTCCCGCGGGGCGGCGGCGAACCGTTCCTCACTGTCGTCGACGGTGACCAGTACGTCGGCAGCCTCGACCTCCCAGCCGTGTACGACTTCGGCCACCCGAAGATACACGAAATCGGCTCGCCGGAGTTCGTCGAGGCGGCCTACCGGAAGCTCACGTCGCTACTGCCCGACACCGTCTTCTCGTCGCTCGACCGCCGGCAACTGCTCGCGACCTCCCGAGAGATCGAAGACCGCGCGTGGCGGATCGGCGACGGGCGGCTCGACGTCGGCTTCCAGGCGCTCTCGAAACTCCGGGCGCAGACCGACGTCTACGAGGCGCTCGTCGACCGCGGACTCGACGTCCACCTGTACGGTGCACCCGACTGGCGGCCGCACTTCTTCGACGGCGTGACCGTCCACACCGACGGCGACGAACTGGGCGAGGTCTGGTTCATGGCGTACGACGGCGACGCCGACCCGGGACAGGCGTGCGGGCTGGTCGCGGTCGAGCGGTCGCCCGGGTCGTTCGAGGGCTTCTGGACCTACGACCCCGAGACGGTCGCGCGCATCTTCGCCTCCGCGGCCCGCTTCCCGGTCAGCCCCGAAAGGGAACTCCCATAA
- a CDS encoding tRNA (cytidine(56)-2'-O)-methyltransferase, with protein sequence MHENAPLSGHVTVLRLGHRPGRDDRMTTHVALTARALGAERALLVGDTTGARDTVRDITDRFGGPFVVEAVDEWRPLVREWEGNVVHLTMYGERVQDVEREIRASVVDSEDPLLVVVGSQKVPFEVYDAADWNVAVTNQPHSEVAGLAVFLDRLFEGRELSREWDDADKRVVPMETGKRVVDAASETVEE encoded by the coding sequence ATGCACGAGAACGCCCCGCTTTCCGGCCACGTCACCGTCCTCCGACTCGGACACCGGCCGGGCCGGGACGACCGGATGACGACCCACGTCGCGCTCACGGCCCGCGCGCTCGGCGCGGAGCGTGCGCTGCTCGTCGGCGACACGACGGGGGCGCGCGACACGGTCCGGGACATCACCGACCGGTTCGGCGGCCCCTTCGTGGTCGAGGCCGTCGACGAGTGGCGGCCCCTCGTCCGCGAGTGGGAGGGGAACGTGGTCCACCTGACGATGTACGGCGAACGGGTGCAGGACGTCGAGCGCGAGATTCGCGCGTCCGTCGTCGACAGCGAGGACCCGCTCCTCGTCGTCGTCGGCTCCCAGAAGGTCCCGTTCGAGGTGTACGACGCCGCCGACTGGAACGTGGCCGTGACGAACCAGCCCCACTCGGAGGTGGCCGGCCTGGCGGTGTTCCTCGACCGCCTGTTCGAGGGCCGAGAACTGAGCCGGGAGTGGGACGACGCCGACAAGCGGGTGGTTCCGATGGAGACGGGGAAGAGAGTCGTCGACGCGGCGTCCGAGACGGTCGAGGAGTGA